aatatttttaaaataaaataagtttttaaatatattttataataacttaattttttttataaaaaatatgaataattttttaatttttgaattaaaaaattatatatttattatttacagataaatatattttttatattttttcttgtttgatatataaataaatattaaaattttttaaaaaataaaaaaattattgtttagtcaacaagcaataatttttttttaaaagttgatttttgtttttttttaaggaattgaactcaattaatttaaaaaactgAGAGAATTGAGTTAATTTATTCACGGGGTAATGCAACCAAGTGAGTAGGCCAAACGGCATAGTTTCAGGCACGAGAAAATTCGTTGTAAAACCCTCTCTAAACCCCAAATGCACACTTGCACGATACAATCGCAAACCTGATATCCCAATGATTTTGTCTTTTCAAAAACCCTAGATCATCATTTATCTCTTCTGCCGTTTTGGAAAATGGCGTCTCGCTATAGATCTCTTTCAAGGTCGAGTCTTTCTCTGCTCAAATCCGCTGTGAACAAGCCCGCCCTTAAACCCAACCCCATACCTTCCTCACAGCTCTCGTCTCGCTCTTCTCTTACATTTTCAAGGCATGTCCTTTGCAACCCTTTCTAATGcttgtttcattttctttttcagaatttttaattttaatgttgATTGTTGCAATTGAGGTTGTTTTCTCCTGCGGTTCTCTTcgaataattaagaaaaaaaaaatcagttcttTTGACTGTTGGGTGTCGAGTTTCAGGTCAGTTCCTCAGTTGGGTGCTCTCCAATCTCTGCTTCCCCTGCATTCGGCCGTCTCTTCAGCTCGGTTAACCTCGTGCCTCGGCATCGATTCGAGGAGCTCCCGCTCGTTGTCTCAGGGTATGCTCTGCAGTGCGAACCCAGGAGTTTGATAATCTCCAAATCTTTTTGTTTTTGTATGTGTAAGCAACTTTTTACTCATAATTAGTGCATTTTTATTGGTTTTATTATGAACGTCCTTGTTTGGCTTGATTCACCTTAAATTCCCGCGCTGTTTTGATTTTTCTTATATTCTGAGTGTAGTAATTAGCTGAAGGTAGTTGCCTAGTATCCCAACTTGTTGCCATGGTAAGTGGTCATTGGAAGCATCTTCAGCCTTTGACTTTTTATATTGTGATTTGTCTTCATGAATTGATACTTTTCGATGTCTTGAAGTCATGCAAATAATAGTTGACCAGTAAATTTGATACTAGAAGTTGAGATATAATCAGATTAGTTTTTACTCAAAACTCAATCCACTAAAATCTCAACAAATTTTGGCATTTGGAGTTTGGACCACCCAGGAGCTTTGCCTGTGGTGATGACTCTGTTCCCACTGTAAGAACTCTCATTCGATGACCTTATGGAAAGTTTAGTCTGAGTCATAGTTATTACAGGTGTAATGTGCACCCAAGGTGCCGAATGGTCCTAGAGTGTAAGTGGCTAAGTGCATGGCACAAGGTGCACGCTTGAGTGAGGCGGGAtgcaaaaataacaaaaattcatcaaaaatcaaataaatttaatAGTCTATCTAAATTCAAATAACATAAAGCTAAAGCTAATTATTTAAGTTTATCTGCATTCATGGTTGAAGAATTTTACTGGCAtgataaaattttatcataaatcatcctTACGTATAATTGTGACTTATCTTTAATATCTTTAAACAATATGGTAAGCTAA
The sequence above is a segment of the Hevea brasiliensis isolate MT/VB/25A 57/8 chromosome 11, ASM3005281v1, whole genome shotgun sequence genome. Coding sequences within it:
- the LOC110648763 gene encoding protein NONRESPONDING TO OXYLIPINS 2, mitochondrial isoform X2 — translated: MASRYRSLSRSSLSLLKSAVNKPALKPNPIPSSQLSSRSSLTFSRSVPQLGALQSLLPLHSAVSSARLTSCLGIDSRSSRSLSQGMLCSANPGV
- the LOC110648763 gene encoding protein NONRESPONDING TO OXYLIPINS 2, mitochondrial isoform X1 — translated: MASRYRSLSRSSLSLLKSAVNKPALKPNPIPSSQLSSRSSLTFSRSVPQLGALQSLLPLHSAVSSARLTSCLGIDSRSSRSLSQAALDFFILSWR
- the LOC110648763 gene encoding protein NONRESPONDING TO OXYLIPINS 2, mitochondrial isoform X3, whose amino-acid sequence is MASRYRSLSRSSLSLLKSAVNKPALKPNPIPSSQLSSRSSLTFSRSVPQLGALQSLLPLHSAVSSARLTSCLGIDSRSSRSLSQELGLSVPR